In Mytilus edulis chromosome 7, xbMytEdul2.2, whole genome shotgun sequence, a single genomic region encodes these proteins:
- the LOC139483416 gene encoding uncharacterized protein, which produces MATAFDNCGICTSRHFSKLSVVWCSDCDEGLCQDCTEHHSLSKSSRYHKTVPIGEYHKLPSFIANIKLQCDEHDEKYQLFCKDHNKVLCRKCAISAKHKECKAIFPVEEVILNAKTSVAFTEIESSLQEMKENLRLILEDRQKNVSSLLDSKKKLESEVSAIRHQINQHIDQIQDQFIAELNKAVEHSTQHIQSFIASLKNNQKEIDECIDDVKNIKNHATDMQTFLGINQLVNKLNKTENEMQSWTDGNSLGLTVVCYHINTLLQTISNDITTFGKSVVDVKHCELALQRRKEGQAQLMKVNVGPKCIVKNIRLELKTKIKTTLLNVSGCCILPCGKLVISNYDPSYLIVLAPDGKIEKTITNIMSKIYDVTCVDDETVAVISSKEPNIKLVGLTSGKSFRTINTTSPSLGITYAKCSFIVCPKKGHLQEIMLKDNMTNNIGSPIDSEYVASLDNTIYHRKKSTDEIVWDNRNGDILWTFSNDTVLKGPRCITVDENGSIFVAGGKSNNIVVIDSEGRDHKILLSEKDLCGSPWAIDYNSKLNCLLVANEKDGQAFLYSVNYA; this is translated from the coding sequence ATGGCTACCGCTTTTGATAATTGTGGTATTTGTACTTCAAGACACTTTTCTAAGTTATCCGTAGTTTGGTGCTCAGATTGCGATGAAGGACTATGCCAAGACTGTACAGAACATCATAGCTTGTCAAAGTCATCGCGGTACCACAAGACTGTTCCTATTGGCGAATATCACAAGTTACCATCCTTTATTGCAAACATTAAACTGCAATGCGATGAACACGACGAGAAGTACCAATTGTTTTGCAAGGACCACAATAaagttttatgtagaaaatgcgcTATATCTGCGAAACATAAAGAATGCAAAGCAATATTCCCTGTTGAAGAAGTGATTCTTAATGCTAAAACATCTGTCGCCTTTACGGAAATTGAGTCCTCATTgcaagaaatgaaagaaaatctAAGACTTATTCTCGAGGACAGACAAAAGAATGTATCTTCACTCTTAGATTCCAAAAAGAAACTCGAGTCCGAGGTATCAGCGATTCGTCATCAGATAAATCAACACATTGATCAAATACAAGACCAATTCATTGCTGAACTAAACAAAGCTGTGGAACATTCAACCCAACACATACAAAGCTTCATAGCATCTCTGAAGAATAACCAAAAAGAAATTGATGAATGCATAGatgatgtgaaaaacataaaaaatcatgcaacagATATGCAAACTTTTTTGGGAATCAATCAATTAGtaaacaaattgaataaaacGGAAAACGAGATGCAGTCTTGGACTGATGGTAACAGTTTAGGTCTCACCGTAGTGTGTTATCACATAAACACTTTATTGCAAACTATCAGCAACGATATAACTACGTTCGGAAAATCTGTTGTAGATGTCAAACATTGTGAACTAGCCTTACAAAGAAGGAAAGAAGGCCAAGCTCAGTTAATGAAGGTAAACGTTGGGCCTAAGTGTATTGTTAAGAATATAAGATTGgagttaaaaacaaaaataaagacaacactcTTAAATGTGTCAGGCTGTTGTATTTTACCTTGTGGTAAACTTGTGATATCAAACTATGACCCGTCGTATTTAATAGTTTTGGCACCTGATGGGAAAATTGAAAAGACAATTACCAACATTATGTCCAAAATTTATGATGTTACATGTGTCGACGATGAAACTGTTGCAGTGATATCATCTAAGGAACCGAATATTAAACTAGTTGGTCTAACATCAGGGAAGTCATTCAGAACTATCAATACGACTTCCCCTTCCTTAGGCATTACATATGCTAAATGCTCTTTCATCGTTTGTCCTAAAAAAGGACATTTGCAGGAAATCATGTTAAAAGATAACATGACAAATAACATTGGCAGTCCTATTGACTCAGAATATGTTGCCTCGTTAGACAATACAATTtatcatagaaaaaaaagtaCAGATGAGATCGTCTGGGATAATAGAAACGGTGATATACTTTGGACATTTTCAAACGATACTGTTTTAAAAGGACCAAGATGTATCACAGTGGATGAAAACGGAAGTATTTTTGTCGCAGGGGGAAAATCAAATAACATCGTTGTAATAGATTCTGAAGGAAGAGATCACAAAATACTCTTGTCAGAAAAAGACCTATGTGGCTCTCCATGGGCAATTGATTACAACAGCAAATTAAATTGTTTGCTTGTTGCAAATGAAAAAGATGGTCAGGCGTTTTTATACAGTGTCAACTACGCATAA